The following proteins are co-located in the bacterium BMS3Abin02 genome:
- the hndC gene encoding NADP-reducing hydrogenase subunit HndC: MSVIGDAERAAIDAVLGSVALGWDASARAATGGRVARGGAALKARRHLLLPALQAVQQAAGWITPEALDYLDQRLDVSPAESFGVATFYDLLDTAPGPDTTVRVCDDIACAGSARLIADSRACYGDDVRIEPVSCLGHCAHGSAALVGVTGRQDVTVAPASLEGINAAIGGETARVAVDRIGGRLALLSRVGVVDPSSLDDYRNHGGYAALDKAMGMGPAAVIGEIDLSLLRGRGGASFPTGRKWAAAAHSEATPKYVICNADESEPGTFKDRVILENDPFAIVEALTIAGFAVGASLGFIYVRGEYPVAAERVENAVSLAREAGLLGPSVMGTGFGFDIDVRCGSGAYICGEETALFNSIEGFRGEPRAKPPFPTDAGLFGKPTVINNVETLANVLTIVSEGGKAYAASGRDGSTGTKLFPVSGSVGRPGLYEAPCCASLGEIIELAGGVIGTFRAALVGGAAGVFMGPERLDDTMSFEHLATLGESYGAGAIVVFDETADLDAVVRRIADFFRQESCGQCAPCRIGTVAQREALGRLLDGDNSQREILTDVDRVMTDASLCGLGRTAASAIRSALRLGLIGGAQ; this comes from the coding sequence ATGAGTGTGATCGGCGATGCAGAACGTGCGGCGATCGATGCCGTGCTCGGCTCGGTGGCACTCGGTTGGGATGCATCGGCGCGAGCCGCAACCGGTGGCCGCGTCGCTCGCGGCGGTGCCGCGCTGAAAGCTCGACGCCACCTGCTCCTTCCTGCGCTGCAGGCCGTCCAGCAAGCCGCTGGATGGATCACGCCCGAGGCTCTCGACTATCTCGATCAGCGGCTCGACGTGTCGCCCGCGGAATCGTTTGGGGTCGCAACGTTCTACGACTTGCTGGACACCGCTCCGGGGCCCGACACGACGGTCAGGGTCTGCGACGACATCGCCTGTGCGGGCAGCGCCCGGCTGATTGCCGACTCGAGGGCCTGCTACGGCGATGACGTCAGGATCGAACCGGTGTCGTGTCTCGGGCACTGCGCCCACGGCTCCGCGGCACTGGTCGGCGTGACCGGCCGGCAGGATGTGACGGTTGCCCCCGCTTCGCTCGAGGGCATCAACGCTGCGATCGGCGGCGAAACAGCACGTGTCGCGGTTGACCGTATCGGTGGACGGTTGGCCCTCCTGTCGAGAGTCGGTGTCGTCGATCCCTCCAGCCTCGACGACTACCGCAACCATGGTGGCTACGCGGCACTGGACAAAGCCATGGGGATGGGCCCTGCCGCGGTGATCGGGGAGATCGACCTGTCCCTGTTGCGGGGCAGGGGTGGGGCTTCGTTTCCGACGGGTCGGAAATGGGCGGCGGCGGCCCATTCGGAGGCCACACCCAAGTACGTCATCTGCAACGCCGACGAGTCCGAACCGGGGACGTTCAAAGACCGGGTCATTCTGGAGAACGACCCGTTCGCCATCGTGGAAGCCCTCACGATTGCAGGTTTCGCCGTGGGCGCATCGCTAGGTTTCATCTACGTGCGCGGCGAGTATCCGGTGGCCGCGGAGCGCGTCGAGAACGCAGTGTCGCTGGCACGAGAGGCAGGCCTGCTCGGTCCTTCGGTCATGGGAACCGGCTTTGGTTTCGACATCGACGTCCGGTGTGGCTCCGGCGCCTACATCTGTGGAGAGGAGACCGCCCTCTTCAACTCGATCGAGGGTTTCCGCGGCGAGCCACGAGCGAAGCCCCCGTTTCCGACAGACGCGGGACTGTTCGGCAAGCCGACGGTGATCAACAATGTCGAGACGCTCGCCAACGTTCTGACAATCGTCTCCGAAGGAGGCAAAGCGTACGCCGCGTCGGGTCGCGACGGATCCACCGGAACGAAACTGTTCCCGGTCTCCGGGAGCGTTGGCAGGCCTGGCCTCTACGAAGCGCCGTGTTGCGCTTCACTCGGCGAGATCATCGAGTTGGCGGGCGGGGTGATCGGAACCTTTCGCGCCGCTCTGGTCGGGGGCGCCGCCGGAGTCTTCATGGGCCCCGAGCGGTTGGACGACACGATGTCGTTCGAGCACCTCGCGACCCTCGGTGAATCGTATGGGGCCGGTGCGATCGTCGTATTCGATGAAACGGCGGATCTCGATGCCGTCGTGCGGCGAATCGCGGACTTTTTCCGCCAAGAATCATGCGGACAGTGTGCACCGTGCCGGATCGGGACCGTCGCTCAGCGGGAGGCACTTGGCCGTCTCCTCGACGGTGACAACTCCCAGCGTGAGATTCTCACCGATGTGGACAGGGTCATGACGGACGCTTCCCTCTGCGGCCTGGGGCGGACCGCGGCGTCGGCGATCCGTTCGGCGCTGCGACTCGGGCTGATCGGAGGTGCGCAATGA
- the hndD gene encoding NADP-reducing hydrogenase subunit HndC, which translates to MRITIDGRPLDVADGTTILEACREEDIEIPTLCFLETLEPANACRLCVVEVEGSASLVPSCSREAVEGMVISTDSERVRHSRRMVLELLAATSDLSNAGLDRMIESYGAKPDRLHLTAAGREPEIDNSLYMRDLDRCVLCFRCVDVCGEQAQNTFAITVAGRGGTAYIATEFDVPLPDSACVFCGNCVAICPTGALTSLAEFEMRRQGTWDEALQQITLTVCPFCGVGCNLELYVQDNRIVKVTSPLNHDVTSGNLCIKGRYGFEHVE; encoded by the coding sequence ATGAGGATCACGATCGACGGCCGGCCGCTCGACGTCGCCGATGGAACGACGATCCTCGAGGCATGCCGCGAAGAGGACATCGAGATACCGACTCTCTGCTTCCTGGAGACGCTCGAGCCCGCCAATGCGTGCCGGCTCTGTGTGGTGGAGGTCGAAGGCTCGGCCTCCCTCGTCCCGTCGTGTTCTCGAGAGGCGGTTGAAGGGATGGTCATCAGCACGGATTCGGAGCGGGTGCGGCACAGCCGACGCATGGTGCTCGAGTTGCTCGCGGCGACCTCCGACCTTTCCAACGCCGGCCTCGACAGAATGATCGAGTCCTATGGAGCGAAGCCGGATCGACTGCACCTGACCGCAGCCGGTCGGGAGCCTGAAATCGACAACAGCCTCTACATGCGGGATCTCGACCGGTGCGTCCTTTGTTTTCGCTGCGTCGACGTGTGCGGCGAGCAGGCCCAGAACACGTTTGCCATCACCGTGGCGGGACGTGGGGGAACCGCCTACATCGCCACCGAGTTCGACGTCCCGTTGCCCGACTCCGCCTGCGTGTTCTGTGGGAATTGTGTGGCGATCTGCCCGACCGGTGCGCTGACCTCGCTCGCCGAATTCGAGATGCGCAGACAGGGAACCTGGGACGAGGCACTTCAGCAGATCACCCTGACGGTGTGCCCGTTCTGTGGTGTGGGCTGCAACCTCGAGTTGTACGTTCAGGACAATCGGATCGTCAAGGTGACGTCTCCCCTGAACCACGATGTCACGAGTGGGAACCTGTGCATCAAAGGAAGGTACGGGTTCGAGCACGTGGAGTGA
- a CDS encoding formate dehydrogenase accessory protein translates to MIEEPLELRIADTPIAVVMRTPGDDADLALGFTLTEGVLLEPDELTGVTEVGENRLRLDLARGVQVDPEQFRRNLYTTSSCGVCGKASIDAVRIAASEVVTETPITARVLGELPHRLLFEQETFSDTGGLHAAALFDFEGRLVEAREDIGRHNAVDKVVGAVARRSWPFGAMVLFVSGRISFEIVQKAAVVGIPCVAGISAASSLAVDLARELGVTVVGFVREGGFNLYTGLVG, encoded by the coding sequence GTGATCGAAGAGCCGCTCGAACTGAGGATCGCCGACACCCCGATCGCCGTGGTGATGCGCACACCGGGTGACGATGCCGACCTGGCCCTCGGGTTCACGCTCACCGAAGGAGTTCTTCTCGAACCCGACGAGCTCACCGGCGTGACGGAGGTTGGAGAGAATCGCCTTCGCCTCGATCTCGCTCGCGGGGTGCAGGTCGACCCCGAGCAGTTCCGCCGGAACCTCTACACGACATCTTCGTGCGGCGTATGTGGCAAGGCATCGATCGATGCGGTACGCATCGCCGCTTCCGAGGTGGTGACGGAAACCCCGATCACGGCGCGCGTTCTGGGTGAGTTGCCGCACAGGTTGCTGTTCGAGCAGGAGACCTTCTCGGACACCGGAGGACTTCACGCCGCTGCGCTGTTCGACTTCGAGGGCAGGCTCGTCGAAGCGCGTGAGGACATCGGCAGGCACAATGCCGTCGACAAGGTCGTCGGCGCAGTTGCGCGCAGGTCATGGCCCTTCGGCGCGATGGTTCTGTTCGTGTCGGGCAGAATCTCATTCGAGATCGTGCAGAAGGCCGCCGTCGTGGGGATTCCCTGCGTTGCCGGGATCTCGGCAGCATCGTCGCTGGCCGTGGATCTCGCTCGAGAGTTGGGAGTAACGGTTGTCGGATTCGTTCGCGAGGGAGGCTTCAACCTCTACACGGGTTTGGTGGGCTGA
- the pgi gene encoding glucose-6-phosphate isomerase: protein MDMQLGAYETAVRQRLRAWDESGFARRLWAKDPTLWFEREEPEIVDRLGWLTLPDDMAPRVPELTAFGAEAQSEGIRHVVLLGMGGSSLAPEVFQRTLGSKPAYPSLIVLDSTHPDAVRAVDAAIDPAETMFVVSSKSGTTLETLSGFRYFWSQTARTLDRPGRRFVAVTDPGSPLEDLAKSRVFRAVFSAPADVGGRYSALTMFGLVPAALIGVDLERLLDAAATMAHRSGPAVTASASPGLRLGAAMGELALAGRDKLTFLVSPTLRAFPDWLEQLVAESTGKDGKGIVPIAGEPPADPGEYGQDRLFVSYHIDGEPVPGTDGVVAAGHPLITIPLAGVYELSAEMFRAEMATAAAGSVLGIHPFNQPDVQLAKTLAREAMEAEEGAAEPIEAVRLAGSDFSASVSRFLGTVDTGDYVALQAYVPRNAENESVLQRLRIGLRARTGAATTVGFGPRFLHSTGQLHKGGANNGVFIQIVDEPSSDVPVPEVDYSFGKIIRAQADGDYRAMRGRGRRVLRIDLGRGTLAEMEQTWPA, encoded by the coding sequence ATGGACATGCAGCTAGGCGCATATGAGACCGCCGTTCGACAGCGCCTCCGCGCGTGGGACGAATCCGGGTTTGCTCGCCGCTTGTGGGCGAAGGATCCCACACTGTGGTTTGAACGGGAAGAGCCGGAGATCGTCGATCGGCTCGGCTGGCTGACGCTGCCGGACGACATGGCTCCGCGCGTGCCTGAACTCACTGCGTTCGGAGCCGAGGCCCAATCTGAAGGCATTCGTCATGTCGTGCTGCTCGGCATGGGCGGTTCCAGCCTTGCCCCCGAGGTGTTCCAACGGACGTTGGGCAGCAAGCCGGCCTATCCGTCGTTGATCGTTCTCGACTCGACACACCCCGACGCCGTGCGCGCCGTCGACGCCGCCATCGATCCTGCGGAAACTATGTTCGTGGTGTCGTCGAAGTCGGGCACCACGCTGGAGACGCTGTCCGGATTCCGGTATTTCTGGTCACAGACGGCCCGGACTCTCGACCGTCCGGGGCGCCGATTCGTCGCGGTCACCGATCCGGGCAGCCCTCTCGAGGACCTGGCGAAAAGTCGGGTCTTTCGTGCCGTGTTCTCGGCTCCGGCAGACGTCGGAGGACGCTACTCGGCACTCACGATGTTCGGCCTGGTCCCGGCTGCCTTGATCGGGGTGGACCTCGAACGGCTGCTCGACGCTGCCGCAACGATGGCGCATCGGTCAGGACCCGCCGTGACCGCATCCGCCAGTCCCGGTTTGCGGCTGGGGGCGGCGATGGGGGAGTTGGCCCTTGCCGGGAGGGACAAGCTGACCTTCCTGGTTTCCCCGACACTGAGGGCGTTCCCCGACTGGCTGGAACAACTCGTCGCCGAGTCGACCGGGAAGGACGGAAAGGGCATCGTTCCCATCGCCGGTGAGCCGCCGGCCGATCCCGGCGAGTACGGGCAGGATCGGCTCTTCGTCTCCTATCACATCGACGGAGAGCCGGTGCCCGGAACCGATGGCGTCGTCGCTGCCGGACATCCCTTGATCACGATTCCCCTTGCCGGCGTCTATGAGCTCTCGGCCGAGATGTTCCGTGCGGAGATGGCCACCGCAGCGGCAGGCTCGGTGCTCGGCATCCACCCGTTCAATCAACCTGACGTCCAACTTGCCAAGACTCTCGCCCGTGAAGCGATGGAGGCAGAAGAGGGTGCTGCGGAGCCGATCGAAGCGGTCCGACTCGCAGGATCCGATTTCTCCGCCTCCGTCTCCAGGTTCCTCGGCACGGTGGACACCGGCGACTATGTTGCCCTCCAGGCCTATGTGCCGCGCAACGCCGAGAACGAGAGTGTTTTGCAGCGACTCCGAATCGGCTTGCGGGCACGAACCGGCGCTGCGACGACGGTGGGGTTCGGGCCCCGTTTCCTTCACTCGACAGGACAACTCCACAAGGGTGGAGCAAACAACGGGGTGTTCATCCAGATCGTCGATGAACCTTCGTCGGACGTGCCCGTGCCCGAGGTCGACTATTCCTTCGGAAAGATCATCCGTGCCCAGGCCGACGGGGATTACCGTGCGATGCGGGGCCGTGGCCGCCGGGTGCTGCGCATCGACCTGGGCAGAGGGACATTGGCCGAGATGGAGCAGACATGGCCGGCATAA
- the yjjG gene encoding pyrimidine 5'-nucleotidase YjjG produces the protein MAGITTLFFDVGGVLLTNGWDRRSRLHCVESFGLDWEEFRDRHEFVADAFETGRITIDEYLDRTVFYRDRTFSREAFIAGMQAESKPVPGALEFVSGLSDTYLLATLNNESKELNEYRIETFGLHEIFSVFLTSAYLGVKKPDEAIYRLALDITHRRPEESAFIDDRPLNMECARDLGLHTITFENVGQLEAELAALGIN, from the coding sequence ATGGCCGGCATAACGACCCTCTTCTTCGATGTCGGAGGAGTGCTGCTGACCAACGGGTGGGATCGACGTTCCCGTCTCCATTGCGTGGAAAGCTTCGGTCTGGACTGGGAGGAGTTCCGGGACCGGCACGAATTCGTCGCGGATGCCTTTGAAACAGGTCGCATCACCATCGACGAATACCTCGATCGCACCGTGTTCTATCGCGACAGGACCTTTTCGCGGGAAGCGTTCATCGCCGGCATGCAGGCCGAGTCGAAACCGGTGCCGGGTGCGCTCGAGTTCGTGTCCGGCCTGTCGGACACGTATTTGCTCGCGACCCTCAACAATGAGTCGAAGGAGCTCAACGAGTACCGGATCGAGACCTTCGGGCTGCACGAGATCTTCTCGGTGTTCCTCACGTCCGCGTACCTCGGTGTGAAGAAGCCCGACGAGGCGATCTACCGCCTTGCACTCGACATCACCCATCGGCGGCCTGAAGAGAGCGCGTTCATCGATGACCGGCCGCTCAACATGGAATGCGCCCGTGACCTGGGCTTACACACCATCACCTTTGAAAACGTAGGCCAGCTCGAAGCCGAATTGGCCGCACTTGGCATCAACTGA
- the gndA gene encoding 6-phosphogluconate dehydrogenase, NADP(+)-dependent, decarboxylating, whose product MDIGMIGLGKMGANMAERLIRHGHRVVGFDLSADAVAALVERGGEGADSLEAIADALPAPQALWVMVPSGRPVDATIDALLPHLGAGAVIVDGGNSFYKDSMRRAERCAESGVEFVDVGTSGGVWGLAEGYSMMVGGSAAAVERLRPVFESLAPTAELGWGHVGSAGSGHFVKMVHNGIEYGLMQAYAEGFAILEAKKAFDLDLHQIAEIWRYGSVIRSWLLDLTATALGQNPTMDGIAPFVPDSGEGRWTVFEAIDLDVAAPIIAGSLFRRFRSRDEEGFTDRMLSAMRNAFGGHAIKPEDPS is encoded by the coding sequence GTGGATATCGGAATGATCGGCCTCGGCAAGATGGGGGCCAACATGGCGGAACGCCTCATCCGGCACGGACACCGGGTCGTCGGATTCGACCTGAGCGCGGATGCCGTGGCTGCACTCGTCGAGCGGGGGGGTGAAGGCGCCGACTCACTCGAGGCGATTGCAGATGCACTTCCCGCCCCGCAGGCGCTGTGGGTGATGGTCCCGTCCGGTCGTCCGGTCGACGCGACGATCGATGCGCTTCTCCCGCACCTGGGGGCCGGGGCGGTGATCGTCGACGGGGGCAACTCGTTCTACAAGGACTCCATGCGTCGAGCCGAACGCTGTGCCGAATCCGGCGTGGAGTTCGTCGATGTCGGCACCTCCGGAGGCGTTTGGGGTCTCGCGGAGGGCTACTCGATGATGGTCGGCGGGTCCGCCGCCGCCGTCGAGCGGTTGCGTCCCGTGTTCGAGTCGCTCGCGCCGACCGCCGAACTCGGCTGGGGCCATGTTGGTTCCGCCGGATCCGGGCACTTCGTCAAGATGGTCCACAACGGTATCGAATACGGTCTCATGCAGGCCTACGCGGAAGGGTTCGCAATCCTGGAAGCCAAGAAGGCATTCGATCTGGACCTGCACCAGATCGCAGAGATCTGGCGGTACGGCTCGGTCATTCGCTCCTGGCTCCTGGATCTGACGGCGACGGCTCTCGGACAGAACCCGACCATGGACGGTATCGCTCCGTTCGTGCCCGACTCCGGTGAGGGCCGCTGGACCGTGTTCGAGGCAATCGATCTCGACGTCGCGGCACCAATCATCGCGGGCTCCCTCTTCCGCAGGTTCCGGTCGAGAGACGAGGAGGGATTCACCGACCGGATGCTGTCGGCGATGCGCAACGCGTTCGGTGGACATGCCATCAAGCCGGAAGACCCCTCGTGA
- the zwf_2 gene encoding glucose-6-phosphate 1-dehydrogenase, translating into MKHIESHLFVIIGATGDLTSRKLLPSLYAMIADQGLGDRCRILGVATSELTDEAFRESTKDALRAAGHDDEDFEAWSDRAVHYQCIRPGYEALRERIEALEEEYGMRGNRVFYLALPPRVFPTAIEGLGEAGLAKSSGWTRLVVEKPFGRDLESARELNELVHRYFDESQVYRIDHYLGKETVQNLLVLRFANSLFESSWNRDRVKSVQISVAEELGVEHRAGYYEHAGALRDMVQSHLTQVMTLVAMEPPASLEADSIRNEKVKVLQSIQRIDPEQVVVGRYGPGTSNGSPVGGYLEEEGVAADSTTGTFVAMRVDIDNWRWQGVPFYLRTGKRLPRRLTQIAIEFYEPPVCLFDREGLCQVHSNTLVITLQPHEGFELLFDVKAPEERFRLITLPLDFFYEEAFGPLPAAYTTLIKDLLSGDQTLFVRADEVEESWRLFTPLLARSGEPDPYPAGSWGPEASERLPARDGNAWVVR; encoded by the coding sequence GTGAAGCACATCGAATCGCATCTGTTCGTCATCATCGGGGCCACCGGCGATCTGACCAGCCGAAAACTGCTGCCGTCCCTCTACGCGATGATCGCCGACCAGGGACTCGGCGACCGCTGCCGGATTCTCGGCGTTGCCACATCCGAACTCACAGACGAAGCGTTTCGGGAAAGCACGAAAGATGCACTTCGGGCCGCCGGCCACGACGATGAGGACTTCGAAGCCTGGTCCGACAGGGCAGTGCACTACCAGTGCATCCGCCCAGGATATGAAGCGCTCAGGGAGCGCATCGAAGCGCTGGAAGAAGAGTACGGGATGCGCGGCAACCGGGTCTTCTATCTGGCGCTACCGCCTCGCGTATTCCCCACGGCCATCGAGGGCCTGGGCGAGGCAGGTCTGGCCAAGAGTTCCGGCTGGACACGTCTCGTGGTGGAAAAGCCGTTTGGAAGGGATCTCGAAAGCGCGCGCGAGCTCAACGAGCTGGTGCACCGATACTTCGACGAATCCCAGGTGTACCGCATCGATCACTACCTCGGGAAGGAGACCGTCCAGAACCTGCTGGTGCTCCGGTTCGCCAACTCGCTGTTCGAGAGCTCATGGAACCGGGACCGCGTGAAGTCCGTTCAGATCAGCGTCGCAGAGGAGCTCGGTGTGGAACACAGAGCCGGCTACTACGAACATGCCGGAGCACTCCGTGACATGGTGCAGAGCCATCTCACACAGGTCATGACCTTGGTGGCCATGGAGCCGCCGGCTTCGCTGGAAGCAGACTCCATCCGCAACGAGAAAGTGAAGGTCCTCCAGTCGATCCAGCGCATCGACCCGGAGCAGGTCGTGGTCGGCCGCTACGGTCCGGGTACGTCCAACGGTTCTCCTGTTGGCGGTTACCTCGAAGAGGAAGGTGTCGCCGCAGACTCGACCACCGGCACATTCGTGGCGATGAGGGTCGATATCGACAACTGGCGCTGGCAGGGTGTCCCGTTCTACCTTCGCACCGGCAAGCGCCTGCCTCGCCGACTCACCCAGATCGCCATCGAGTTCTATGAACCGCCCGTGTGCCTGTTCGACCGGGAGGGACTCTGCCAGGTCCACTCGAATACGCTCGTCATCACACTGCAGCCCCACGAAGGATTCGAACTGCTCTTCGACGTGAAGGCACCCGAAGAGCGTTTTCGGCTCATAACGCTGCCACTGGACTTCTTCTACGAGGAGGCGTTCGGACCCCTGCCTGCCGCGTACACGACCCTGATCAAGGACCTCCTCTCGGGTGATCAGACCTTGTTCGTTCGTGCCGACGAAGTCGAGGAATCCTGGCGTCTGTTCACTCCTCTCCTCGCTCGAAGCGGCGAACCGGACCCCTATCCGGCAGGCTCATGGGGCCCGGAGGCATCGGAACGACTCCCGGCTCGTGACGGAAACGCCTGGGTGGTGCGCTGA
- a CDS encoding YbaK / prolyl-tRNA synthetases associated domain protein, which translates to MSMTKVAARVRDFLTNNGVAFDVERHRPAYTAQEIAAVEHIPGDEFAKAVILMAGTSPIMAVLSANRHVRLSKVAAAAGAEVRLATEAEFAPLCPDCERGAEPPFGNLYNMSVYLDTAFTADEMVFNAGNHVETIRMATKDYVALVKPIRAELS; encoded by the coding sequence ATGTCCATGACGAAAGTCGCAGCACGAGTCCGTGACTTCCTCACCAACAACGGCGTCGCATTCGATGTCGAACGCCACCGTCCCGCGTACACGGCACAGGAGATCGCTGCCGTCGAGCACATCCCCGGTGACGAGTTCGCCAAGGCGGTGATTCTGATGGCGGGCACGTCACCGATCATGGCCGTACTCTCGGCCAATCGGCACGTCCGACTGTCCAAGGTCGCCGCCGCGGCAGGCGCAGAAGTGCGTCTTGCCACAGAGGCCGAGTTCGCGCCGCTGTGCCCGGATTGCGAACGCGGAGCAGAGCCGCCATTCGGCAACCTGTACAACATGTCCGTGTACCTGGACACAGCGTTCACGGCCGACGAGATGGTCTTCAACGCGGGCAACCACGTCGAGACGATCCGAATGGCGACCAAAGACTACGTCGCGTTGGTGAAACCGATCAGAGCCGAACTGTCGTAG
- the hrdA gene encoding RNA polymerase principal sigma factor HrdA, which translates to MAGSKRLADRDGREDTIRRYLDEIGAYPLLTAQEEVDLAKTIERGKKAATALETDLSSRDRERAITLVRRGEQARQHFISANLRLVVSIAKHYTNTALGLLDLVQEGNLGLIRAVEKFEYRKGFKFSTYATWWIRQAITRAIADKGRTIRVPVHMMDTISQVRQAENHLTKRLGQAPTLDEIADHSGLEVHKVIEALRVAPEPVSIFEPVGEDEATLGDFIEDTNAAAPFELVALEMRRQDLAVVLGRLGERERIILTMRYGLEDGIPRTLDEVGRRFDLTRERIRQIEAKALAKLRHPANPAGLRKMLAP; encoded by the coding sequence GTGGCAGGCAGCAAGCGCCTCGCCGACCGCGATGGACGCGAAGACACAATCCGCCGATATCTCGACGAGATCGGCGCCTACCCCCTGCTCACCGCGCAGGAAGAGGTCGACCTCGCCAAGACGATAGAACGCGGCAAGAAGGCCGCGACGGCGCTCGAGACCGATCTCTCCAGCCGCGATCGCGAAAGGGCCATAACACTGGTTCGGCGAGGAGAGCAGGCGCGCCAGCACTTCATCAGCGCCAATCTTCGGCTGGTCGTTTCCATAGCCAAGCACTACACGAACACGGCCCTGGGACTTCTCGACCTCGTCCAGGAAGGCAACCTCGGGTTGATCCGTGCGGTCGAAAAATTCGAGTATCGAAAAGGGTTCAAGTTCTCGACGTACGCGACCTGGTGGATACGTCAGGCAATCACCAGGGCCATCGCCGACAAGGGCCGCACGATCCGAGTGCCCGTACACATGATGGACACCATCTCCCAGGTTCGCCAGGCGGAGAACCACCTCACAAAACGCCTCGGACAGGCTCCCACTCTCGACGAGATCGCGGACCACTCCGGACTCGAGGTCCACAAAGTGATCGAGGCGCTGAGGGTCGCACCCGAGCCCGTCTCCATCTTCGAACCCGTCGGAGAGGACGAAGCCACTCTCGGAGACTTCATCGAAGATACCAACGCCGCGGCCCCGTTCGAACTCGTCGCTCTCGAGATGCGTAGACAGGATCTTGCCGTAGTCCTCGGCAGACTCGGAGAGCGCGAGCGGATCATCTTGACGATGCGATACGGCCTGGAAGATGGCATCCCCCGCACGCTCGACGAGGTCGGTAGACGCTTCGATCTGACCAGAGAGCGCATCCGCCAGATCGAAGCGAAAGCACTGGCAAAGTTGCGCCATCCTGCGAATCCGGCCGGACTGCGCAAAATGCTTGCTCCATAG
- a CDS encoding putative zinc ribbon domain protein → MGAMSEFRSLADLLELQRVDSEIDRLLERRASLPELEHYKSAHLETEAIRRKLSEKETLLREIDLDLDRTNGELEMAETKMGQQEQRLYAGGMSAKETENLRLDVQSRRKRVRETEDKVLELLQLKETLENEAAVIRDQLAAAEAEEQRLSGIIKEAWKGIDAELARREERKTTAITLIPPDLLELYEQLRERKEGVAIGRLDETGVCGGCHLKLSAAERRQALAVDPPRCIHCRRILVP, encoded by the coding sequence ATGGGAGCCATGAGCGAATTTCGAAGCCTGGCCGATCTGCTGGAGCTTCAGCGGGTCGACTCTGAGATCGATCGTCTTCTGGAACGGCGAGCATCGCTTCCCGAGTTGGAGCACTACAAGAGCGCCCATCTCGAGACGGAAGCGATCCGAAGGAAGCTGTCTGAGAAAGAAACTCTCCTTCGTGAGATCGACCTCGACCTCGACCGGACCAACGGGGAGCTCGAGATGGCAGAGACGAAGATGGGACAGCAGGAACAGCGCCTGTACGCCGGAGGCATGAGCGCCAAAGAGACCGAGAACCTGCGCCTCGATGTGCAGAGCCGGCGAAAGCGCGTACGGGAAACCGAGGACAAGGTTCTCGAACTTCTCCAACTCAAAGAGACGCTCGAGAACGAAGCGGCGGTCATTCGTGATCAACTCGCCGCAGCAGAAGCAGAGGAACAACGCCTGAGCGGGATCATCAAGGAAGCCTGGAAGGGCATAGACGCAGAGTTGGCGCGCCGAGAAGAACGCAAGACGACCGCGATCACGCTGATCCCCCCGGACTTGCTGGAGCTCTATGAGCAGCTACGGGAGCGGAAGGAGGGCGTGGCCATTGGCCGCCTCGATGAGACCGGAGTGTGCGGTGGGTGCCATCTCAAGCTCTCGGCGGCCGAACGACGTCAGGCGCTTGCCGTGGATCCACCCCGCTGTATCCACTGTCGTCGCATCCTCGTCCCGTAG